The DNA region ccccattctccagtcagccctctcttctgtcaccccactccccctcatccccttttcccttactttcttgtagggcaagatagatttctatgccccgttgcctgtgtatcttatttcctagttgcatgcaaaattttttttgaacattagcttttaaaactttgagtcccaaattctctccctcttctctccccacccaccctccataagaaggaaagcaattcaacataggccacatgtgtatcattatgcaaaacccttcgacaatactcatgttgtgaaagactaactatattttgctccttctatgttggtaagcaaaatgggctcttagcacttagttcaacaagtgcccttgaagagtttggctattgtttgctttgagtaattcagtgtatttcattgagtcttactaagggCTAAGCctcaggctctaacccctataaggtgttaacctaacctatgtggatgtgaacctcccagggtcctaaggggaggggctaactcaagagccaatcatagcagcctaagttctggtcattcagatgacgtttgatgatgtctcaagccctataagaagagaggacagagccattttgtgcagggctctcactcgtgatggtgctgatgcagagactccgggcagctgtagctaaggagccctccagcttgcagcctggatgttgggactttgttaaactctgataactatgtattgggatttgaatcagacaaggtctgtctgttgatgtttgtaatttgtttgtatttgttgtgAAGTTCAggcagggtgctggcttcttcccctgaactaagtgaatgatatttgtatgctgaattaaagtaggcttgtcaaccccttcaggtagctttccttagttaagcatatcaaaagaacctgtgcttttacagtgtgctggcagctttctgggtgctggctgttggttggtcttacacccccacaacagctctagctggattgtggaaacaccttcctatcctatccccctttattcagttttctcccttgaccctgtcccttttcaaaagtgtttgcttttaattagcTCCCTccccatctgccatcccttctatcatctccccttttttatctccttcctctttctttcctgtggggtaagatacccaattgagtgtgtatgttattccctcctcaggtcaaatccaatgagagcaagattcactcattccccctcacctgccccctcttcccttcctacagaactgctttttcttgccacttttatgcgagataatataccccattctatctcttccttcctccctctctcaatatattcctctctcatcccttaatttgattttttttttagatatcgttccttcatattcaactcaccctgtgccctctgccttcagctaccctaatactgagttttcataaattatacacatcatctttccatgtaggaatgtaagcaaaacagttcaactttagtaagtcccttatgatttccctttcttgtttaccttttcatgcttgtcttgattcttgtgtttgaaagtcagattttctattcagctctggtcttttcactgagaatgcttgaaagtcctctattttgttgaaagtccatattttgccttggagcatgatactcagttttgctgggtaggtgattcttggttttaatcctagctccattgacctctggaatatcatactccaagcccttctatcccttaatgtagaagctgctagatcttgtgttatcctgattgtgtttccacaatgctcaaattatttcttcctggctgcttgtagtattttctccttgacctgggagctctggaatttggtgacaatattcctaggaattttctttttgggatctttttcaagaggcgattggtggattctttcaatttctattttaccctctggctttagaatatcagggtagttctccttgataatttcttgaaagatgatatctaggttctttttttgatcatggctttcaggtagtccaatcatttttaagttgtctctcctggatctattttccaggtcagtggtttttccagtgagatatttcacattgtcttccattttttcattccattggttctgttttataatattttgatttctcatcaagtcactagcttccacttgctccattctaatttttaaggtagtattttcttcagtggtcttttgcacatcgttttccatttgcctaattctacctttcaaggcattcttctcattggctttttggagctcttttcccatttgagttagtctattttttaatttatataaccTGCTTCAGTCTGAATTCAatcaatatcaattctttctctggaagcagattgTATGCTTCATCCTTAGGCTTTTGGAATTACCTTGGATTGTTATGTtactgagaatagccaagtcattcacagtttttcatcgaataatattgctgttagtgtgtacaacattgtcttggttctgttcacttcactaagcatcagttcatgtaaatctttctaggtttttcttaaatcatcctgcttggcatttcttataccacaataatatttcattataatcatataccacagcttgtatagccattccccaattgatgggcataccttttctttcctcttaccctccacaaaaagagccactataaatatttttgtacaaataggcccttttttcttttatttggatAGACCTAgcggtggtattgctggattttTTAAAGcgtatgcccagttttatagctctttgggcatagttccatattgttctccagaatggttagatcagttcagaactccaccaacagttagtgtcccaattttcccacatcccctcaaacACCCAACATTTCCactttttgtcatatttgccagtgtgataggcatgaggtggtacctcagagttgttttcatatGCATTTCTCTGCTTggtagtgatttagatcattttttcatgtgaatatagatagctttgatttatttatctgaaaacttcctgtttatatcctttgaccatttatcaattggagaatgacttgtatttttataaatttgactcagttctttttatattttagaaatgaggcctttatcagatatattttttttcctatattttttttttatttttctagcagATAATTTACATAAAATCCCCCTTTAATTTAGTGTGACAACTTCCCACGATAAACTACTTAAAGAGCAGCTTTGGTCAAGAATGGAATGAAATAGCCAATCAAAAAGACATCACTGCTGATTTTTCAAAACCAATACATTCACCAattatgttcaaaaaaaaaaaaccaaaaacaaaacatctgCAAGGGATATTTTCTCAGTTTTGACTTGTGGTAGGGTCTTTCCCATCTTCATGCAAATGCTGGAGCTGCATTCTGTCAAGTGTCTGTCATGCTAGAGAATGGAAATACAGCTTCACATGATTCGTAGCCCCTGGATTGAAGACTCTAAAGTCTTGAAATCCCAAATTGTCATTGCTCCATCAATGCCAGTGGTGCAAAATTTGCGGCAGTCTTGCTTGTCCACTTCATAAATAGACACTTGGGTGATACTGTTTTGGTGTAGTGTGTCTAAAGCAGTGTTGCAATCCTCAGTCGTGGCTCTCTTGTCCATGTTGCGGAAGCGTTCCATGGCAGAGATGTTGCGTTGGATGCTCTGTTTTGGAATGTCTAATTTGGAGACGAAGGTCAAGGAGCCACGATCATCATAATTAAACAGCATTGGGCAGCAGTCATGGCCAGCAGCCACCACGCTGTTCTCAGAGACAAACGACACACCCAGGAGTGGGAGGAACTCTGTTTTCAGCTGTGAAACCATCATGTTTTTGGAGGCATCAGCAACTGATACAGTACTATCATGGCTGACCCAAGCGAGGCGGTTTCCACTGGCAGAGAAACCAACTCCATGGACCCAACCACCACTTCCAGTACCACCAAACTCTGACATCAGTTGACCAAAAGGCATCTTGGTACCCCATGGAGTACTGGCTGGCTTTTCATCAACTTCTTTAATGTAGGCAGAAAAAACTCTGCATTTGAAGTCACAAGATCCAGCAGCCAGCAAAACATTGTTGGGGTGCCAGTCCAAACTAAGGACAGTAGAACGAATTGGCTTTTTAATGTGTTTGCTCACCCACCAGTCATTTTCAGACTCAAAGTAGCACACAGAAATCAGTCGAGCTCCACTACCTATGGCAAATTTATTCTCCAGAGGAGACCATTTCACAAAGGTGGCTGCACGATTGATCTCAGGATCACCAGGGTTggtttccagatgccatctttctgactccagacataGGCATTATGGTCTGCACCACAAGTTACAATTCGATCGCTCTTGGGAGCCCAGTCAATACCTGTGATGTGTCCCTTGTGTTCCTTCAGTTCATGGGCTTTCACCCACTGGTTCCCATTCTTCTTGTAAATGTGGACTTCATGATTATTAGGGCTAAGGGCAATCTGAGTACGATCTCTGTTCCAAGCATGGCAGGTGATTGGCTCTAGTAAAAATTGATGTAAGGACATTATTCTTAGtgttttcaaaagggaaaaagctGGGATGGGAAGGGTGCGGACGGGCCCCGGAGCGGAGGATTCGCGGACTGTGGTCAGTCGACGCGAATATCAGATATATTTTTTGCAAAAATtttccctagttttctgctttccttataattttggttgcattggttttgtttgtgcaaaaacttttgaattttgtataatcaaaatgatcaattttactttttgtaatgctttctatatcttctttggtcctaaattcttcccctaTCTGTAACTCTGTTAGAGAAACTATTCCATGCccttttaatttgcttatggtatcacccattatgtgtaaatcatgtgcccattttactttatcttggtatatggtgtgagatgttggtctatacctagtttctgccatactattttccagttttcccagcagtttttctcaaataatgagtttttgttccaaaagcttcgatcatatactagattactatggtcattgactataatataatttgtacctaatctgttccactgatttgccgctctatttcttagccagtaccagattgttttaataattagttttataatatagtttgagatctagtatgtGTAGACCGCcttctcttgtatttttttcatcgATTCCCTTGATGTCCTTGAGCTTTTATTCTTCTAGAATAAAAAGTGTTtaataattgtgttcatatagttcctcagcttgtcttggcaggtagactcccaagtgttttCTTATTggtttatagttattttaaatggaatttctctttctttctcttgccactgggctttgttggtaatacgTAGACATGCTGAtggtttgtgtgggtttattttgtatcctgcagcTTTGTTAAAGCGgttaatttcaaattttttttagttgattctctaggattttccaagtgtaacatatcatctgcaaagagtgttagttttattttctcattgcccattttaattcctttaatttctttttcttctcttattgccatagctaacatttcttgtacaatattaaataatagacgtgataatgggcatccttgcttcatccctgattgTATCAgaaaggtttctagcttatccctgttacagataatgtttgctgatggttttagataaatattacttatcattttaaggtaaactctatttctatgctttctagtgtttttaataggaatgggtgctataatttgtcaaaggctttttctgcatctattgagatatatgatttctattggttttgttaatgatatggtcagttatgctgatagttttcctaatattgaactagccctgcattcctggtataaatctcacctgatcatagtgtatgtTCCTTGTgttatattgctgtaatctctttgctagtattttatttaacatttttgcatcaattttagggaaattggtctataatttttttctgttttgactcttcctggtttggctatcagcatcatattttatttccttcacctattttcccaaatagtttgtattgctttgggattaattgttctttaaatgtttagtggAATTCACTTGGGAATCCACCTAGTCCTGCGCAGTTTtttttaggaagttcattgatggcttgttcagtttctttttctaagattgggttatttaagtattttatttcatcttctgttaatccgggtaatttatatttttgtagattcaaactgtcaaatttattggcatataattggacaaaatagatcctaacaattgtcttaattttctcttcattggtggtgaattcacacCTCCCCCCCCTCacctttttttggaggaggaaggcaaggcaattcgggtcaagtgactcacctaaggtcacagaactagtgttAATTagtgtccgaggttggatttgaactgagatcctcctgactacaggaccagtgctctatttactgcgccacctaactgccccaaccttttcaattttgatactcttaatttggttttcttctttactttttaaaatccaaTTAACCAgtgtttatctgttttattgggttttttttccagtaaaaccaggttctagttttatttattagttcaatggttttctttcaattttatagtctttcctttaattttcaggatttttaattttgtgtttaattgggaatttttaatttgtttttttttttctagtttttttagttgcccgcctttctcttttattgatgtaccACTCTCCCCTTTTgcccccaccttcccctccattataatagctttcatgtctcttttatgtgggaaAATTTACTGCAATCACTCTCCTCCTTTTTCCACTGCAGTTCTTCCAGTGCAGtttttttctcaccccttcattttgttttttgggctgtcatcccatcaaagtcaccttatttCTGCACCTTCTGTCTACATAAattccttctaattgctcttatgGTAGTAAAGTTgccaagagttacaaatattatcttgccatatagaaatataaacaatttaacccattgaatttcttatgttttctctttcttttatttggagatcagattttttattcaactctagtcttttaattagaaatgcttgaaaatcctctattttgttaaatgtgcATTTTCCTCCTGAAAGATTAGGTTCAGTTtagctggctaggtgattcttggtggtaatcctaactcttttgccttctggtatatcatattccaagccctccaattctttaatgtggaagctgccaaatgctgtgtaatcctgactgtagctctacaatatttgaattggttctttttgactgcttgcagtattttatccttaatctgtgagctctagaatttggctatgatgttcctgggagttttcatttggggatctctttcaggtggtgatcagtgaactttttcaatttctattttaccctctgattctaataTATTAgagcaattttctttaataatttcttgaaatatgttttgtaggctttttttttttaaaatcatggctttcaagtagtctagTAAGTctcatattatctctcctgggtctattttgtaggtcagtggtttatccagtgaaaaatttcaaatttttttgtattttttttacttttttgattttgttttattatatcttgatttctcacagagtcattagtttccccttgtctaattctaatttttaatgaattattttcttcagtcagcttttgtacttcctttttccatttggctaattctattttttagagaGTATTTTCCTCAGtagatttttgtatatcttttcccatgccGTCAacccttttttcatgattctcttgcattattctcatttcttttcccaatttttcttctacttctctaatttgttttttaaaatcctttttaagctcttccaggaattctttttgagcctttgaggtttcatatgtagccattttgacactactgccctcttctaagtttatgccttgattctccctatcaccatagtaactttccatagtcaaactctttttttttttcctgccttttttggtgacttggtgtttttatgtgagaattGTGCTCTGTTCCTGCATtatcccaagctttttgtgctggggctctgggtcttactgctagttttttctgggcttcagggctgtattaggagggcagagtttataatctcaaagaggatcataaacatgtctgaaacgttcggaaccgccggatataagaaactctcaaagtagaaggcagaagaatcaaaacatttatttaggctccacagtaaccaacccatgaaccagcaaccccattttgatatattgatcaaaagcttccaggcccaataagtacgccttgaaagagtaaccaggaggctacagagaagcatgattgcgtaaagcaaaatcatgtttccccctctatggtaataagattacccactggcctgaagtctttgttcagctttctcccgtaggtcagctctgctactggcagctcctgcttcagctgtgtctgtggctgtggctgtaactgacgtaactgtcgtaactgcctctgtaactgcctctggctccaactgtcgctgtaactgtcgctgtaatggcctgaagtctttgttcagcttcctcccgtaggtcagctctgctactggcagctcctgtttcagctgtgtctgtggctgtggctgtaactgacgtaactgccgtaactgtcgctgtaactgtcgctgtaactgtcgttgtaactgtctctggctccaaccggaaaaggaaaagaggatcttcaagctgtcctctcccctcttatagagtttttgacatcatcaagcaccgcctgaatgaccagggccgattggttcttgacttggcccctccccctagcatagccgttaacacctcccctcagccagccccatgactcatcacacaggaagttgtctgcttccctggaatgctccttgggcctcctgccccggaagagcaagccacagtgtccagaggctcaatgaggtaagctgagtcattcaaagaaaacaaaggccattctggctacaagggCTTAACTGCTTGTTTTCTCTGGAGCGTAGGCTTTCCTTCTGGCTTGTGCTGTGGGGGTAAAGCCTCCCTATTGGCCTCCCCTGAGTGTGGAgtttagctgctggcctgctcGGTGGGTGGGGCCCTACTACTGAATTGCTGTGGAAACAGGGTCTCTATGCTGGTAGGCCTGAGGGGTGGGGCTTCACTACTGGCCAGCAGTGGGGTAAACCCTTGCTGGTGGCTTGTGCTAGGAGTGGGGTCTTGCTGCCCTCTGTAGAATGCTCACTTTCTTAGGGTGCTGCTGGCTTACAGGAGTGTGAGGCCTCAATGTTGGATTGGTCCATGCTTGGAGCATTGCTGAAGgccccctgctgtgaggctggctACTGCCCTTGGAcctcacttccctcccatcccagtgagacagacctttcctgcttggctggtaagctgcttccccGTTCAGTTCTGAGGTGGtcttctagttgtttggaggggaatttgggagggtgCTAGAGGCTTTCTTCCTCACTCCgccatcttggcaccagaagtcCCCAAggattcattatttcacaaaaattgctcaGAAAACTGTACAACATTCTGTCAGAAGTTGGATTTAGACCAGTACCCCAAACCATACACCAGGATAAGGTCCAAATGGATACGTGATGTAGATATCAAAAGGCATATAGATAAGAAGAGCAAGGAAAAATTATCTTTTAGATCAatggatagggaaagagttcatgactaaacaagcaGTTGAAGAATAACAACCATGCTCAGTAGATTAATGAatatcaaaggatatcaacaggtattcttttaaagaagaaattcagTCTGTCAAAAactgtatgaaaaaatgctctgaatcactggtagaaaaatgcaaataaagcaactttgaggttctgtctcacacttatcagactcgcaaagataacaaaagaggaaaatgacaatgtTGAAGGGACGGTGGGAAAACAGGCTCATTAATGCATTCTGGTCCACTTTTGGAGGATCCATATATTGGTCCATagattctggaaatcaatttggaacttGTGTCCAAAGTTACTAACCTGTGCATACCCCTTTGACTCAACCATACCATTACTAGGCCTTTGTCTCGAGGAAattgaaagaagataaaaaatggtgCTGGCTCAGACTTTGTTTGTCTGCCTGTCTTTGTCACTCTCAGCATATAGCAGAACTTTATGTGGTAATCAacaattggaaactaagggagtatCCTCTTGTTTGGGattggctgaacaatttgtgacatccgaatgtaacagaatattattgtgcgaTAAAAATGCTGAAATGGGaattttcagagaaaactgggaagatttctatgaactgatgcagaacatagtaagcagaactaggagaatttATACCATgttaacattataaagaaaaacaactttggaaggcATTGGAATTCTGATCAGTGAAATGATAAACTATGAgctaaaatgaagatgaaatatgcCATTCAACTCCcccaaagtaaatttaaaaatgcataacgatacatacatttttggacatgatcagtgtgtgaatttattttgctgtACTATGCAGCTATGAACCAAACTGCCAAAGAGTACTAATGAAAAAACATTGCATCTTCttggtacttaaaaaaaaaagtatctcagTACACTGCTTTGATGGTAGGACTGCTGTTGATATTACTTTTATTAGAAATGATGGGGCCTATTTGTTGAAAGGAGTGTGCTCTTTCCTTTGGTATGGCATGATAGGCATATTGCCTTTCTAATCCTGTTTCCCTCTCCCCATGAGAGTTCTCCCAGGTCACTTAGGAGAGGTAGCAATAGGTGTTTCATCCTTTCATGGCAGTGGCAGGGGTTTTATCACTTTTACAGTCAAGACATTCTTCCTTATGCCTGATCAAAATCTTTCTGGCTTTGATTTAAAC from Trichosurus vulpecula isolate mTriVul1 chromosome 1, mTriVul1.pri, whole genome shotgun sequence includes:
- the LOC118857185 gene encoding LOW QUALITY PROTEIN: actin-related protein 2/3 complex subunit 1A-like (The sequence of the model RefSeq protein was modified relative to this genomic sequence to represent the inferred CDS: inserted 1 base in 1 codon), whose translation is MSLHQFLLEPITCHAWNRDRTQIALSPNNHEVHIYKKNGNQWVKAHELKEHKGHITGIDWAPKSDRIVTCGADHNAYVWSQKDGIWKPTLVILRXNRAATFVKWSPLENKFAIGSGARLISVCYFESENDWWVSKHIKKPIRSTVLSLDWHPNNVLLAAGSCDFKCRVFSAYIKEVDEKPASTPWGTKMPFGQLMSEFGGTGSGGWVHGVGFSASGNRLAWVSHDSTVSVADASKNMMVSQLKTEFLPLLGVSFVSENSVVAAGHDCCPMLFNYDDRGSLTFVSKLDIPKQSIQRNISAMERFRNMDKRATTEDCNTALDTLHQNSITQVSIYEVDKQDCRKFCTTGIDGAMTIWDFKTLESSIQGLRIM